A region of Maridesulfovibrio sp. DNA encodes the following proteins:
- a CDS encoding HIT domain-containing protein — translation MEVLWAPWRMDYILGPKPDECVFCIPESIEEDEERLILHRAEHCFVIMNKFPYNNCHLMVTPYRHVSKLTDLEEAEASEIMKYITISCDILEKACNPQGINVGLNIGEAAGAGIAAHLHFQLVPRWNGDASFMAVFGETNVIPDHLSSTYKRLKPLFDSCCR, via the coding sequence ATGGAAGTATTATGGGCACCATGGCGAATGGACTACATCCTTGGTCCTAAGCCGGATGAATGTGTTTTCTGCATTCCGGAAAGCATTGAAGAGGATGAGGAAAGATTAATTCTGCACAGGGCTGAACACTGCTTTGTGATAATGAACAAGTTTCCGTACAACAACTGCCATCTGATGGTTACACCTTACCGTCATGTCAGCAAACTCACTGATCTTGAAGAAGCTGAGGCTTCCGAGATCATGAAATATATAACCATCAGCTGCGATATTCTGGAAAAGGCATGCAATCCTCAAGGGATTAATGTCGGCCTGAATATAGGGGAAGCAGCCGGAGCTGGGATCGCCGCCCATCTCCATTTTCAATTAGTACCCCGTTGGAACGGGGATGCATCGTTTATGGCAGTTTTCGGAGAAACCAATGTTATTCCCGATCACTTGTCTTCAACTTATAAAAGGCTCAAGCCGTTATTTGACAGTTGCTGTCGCTAA
- a CDS encoding CBS domain-containing protein — protein MSKNENPIKAETIITGHVNADFDCLAAIVAAGKLYPGATLVFPGSQEKNLRNFYMESATYFFNFKHLKEIDKSSVKLLVVVDTSRRKRIVHVDPILKNPGLKIHIYDHHMKSECDLDPEFMIKKPWGSSVAILSHEIRERGIEINQEEATIMGLGLYEDTGSFTFNSTTEHDFEAGKWLLKNGMELDVITDLLNRDLSAQQITLLGRLLEGATTHTINDLDVVITEISTPEYVVDFSVLVHKFMDIENIKVLFALGRMNDRIHLVARSRTQDIDVGAICTSFGGGGHVYAASATIKDRTLAEVRDELFALLYSKVTPRLNVEAIMSKPPVAIPRDMTISKAVERMTQYSLKGVPVVDNMENMRVVGLLEQKTADKALSHNLGHVEVEIYMQHPFSSIKTDSGLHRVMEIILGQKQRLVPVVENDRVEAVVTRTDLINMLVQDPARIPESLFPDKKQERNIRNIMRNRLPNKILNILETAGKMAAEIGTEAYVVGGFVRDVLLTKTNLDLDLVVEGDGIAFAKKLAQKMDGRAKYHRKFKTAVVILPDGQRVDVATARLEYYEYPAALPTVELSSIKMDLYRRDFTINALAVHINPASFGKLVDFFGSQRDLKDRTIRVLHALSFVEDPTRIMRAIRFEQRFDFKIGGQTLNLVKNALKLNLINKLSGYRLTHEMRIILNEANVLHSIERMNELGVLEAIHPLLALNSSRSQVIGELERLMSWYSLLYLEPPLSVWKTYFLAMCMGISKAKMEQIYDRFSFSPTERREFVHMRDTIFWAAGNIMNIKREMKPSEIYETLSPVPLEGVLFIMARTKREMIKKYVSQYLTSLRLKTIDVTGEDIKDFGLEPGPMYSQLLNDVKLCSLDGKIKGRGEQLLYLKERIKEINAQKAD, from the coding sequence ATGTCAAAAAATGAAAACCCGATAAAAGCGGAAACGATAATTACCGGCCATGTAAATGCGGATTTCGATTGTCTTGCCGCAATTGTTGCTGCCGGTAAATTATATCCCGGCGCCACTCTTGTTTTCCCCGGAAGCCAGGAAAAGAATCTGCGTAATTTCTATATGGAAAGCGCAACATACTTTTTTAATTTTAAACACTTAAAAGAAATTGACAAGAGTTCGGTCAAACTCCTGGTTGTGGTGGATACCTCCCGCCGCAAACGAATTGTTCATGTGGATCCCATTCTTAAGAATCCGGGGCTCAAAATTCATATTTATGACCACCATATGAAATCAGAATGTGATCTTGATCCCGAGTTTATGATCAAAAAACCATGGGGTTCAAGCGTCGCAATACTCTCGCATGAAATCAGGGAACGCGGTATTGAAATCAATCAGGAAGAAGCGACCATCATGGGGCTTGGGCTTTACGAAGATACGGGGTCGTTCACTTTCAATTCCACCACGGAACATGACTTTGAGGCCGGCAAATGGCTCTTAAAAAACGGTATGGAGCTGGATGTCATCACCGACCTGCTTAACCGGGATCTTTCAGCGCAGCAGATAACCCTGCTCGGCAGGCTGCTTGAGGGGGCCACCACCCACACCATTAATGACCTTGATGTGGTCATAACGGAAATCAGCACCCCGGAATACGTGGTTGATTTTTCTGTACTGGTCCATAAATTCATGGATATTGAAAACATCAAAGTCCTTTTTGCGCTGGGACGTATGAATGACCGAATTCATCTGGTTGCCAGATCACGCACACAGGATATTGACGTGGGCGCCATCTGCACTTCTTTTGGAGGTGGCGGGCATGTTTATGCGGCGTCCGCCACTATAAAAGACCGCACTTTGGCCGAAGTTCGGGATGAACTTTTCGCCCTCCTCTATTCAAAGGTAACCCCCCGCCTTAATGTGGAAGCCATCATGTCCAAACCGCCGGTCGCAATTCCCCGCGACATGACCATTTCCAAAGCTGTGGAACGGATGACCCAATACAGCCTAAAAGGGGTTCCAGTAGTGGACAACATGGAAAATATGCGCGTTGTGGGATTGCTGGAGCAAAAAACAGCGGACAAAGCACTTTCCCATAATCTTGGTCATGTGGAAGTTGAAATATATATGCAGCACCCTTTTTCTTCCATTAAGACCGATTCAGGGCTGCACCGGGTCATGGAGATTATCCTCGGCCAGAAACAACGTTTGGTTCCGGTTGTGGAAAATGACCGGGTTGAGGCCGTTGTCACCCGCACGGACCTTATCAATATGCTGGTTCAAGATCCGGCACGCATTCCAGAATCTTTGTTTCCTGATAAGAAACAGGAACGCAATATCCGCAATATCATGCGTAACAGATTGCCTAATAAAATTCTCAACATCCTTGAAACTGCCGGGAAAATGGCTGCGGAAATCGGAACTGAAGCCTACGTGGTAGGAGGATTCGTACGCGATGTACTGCTGACCAAAACTAATCTGGACCTTGATCTTGTTGTTGAGGGTGACGGAATCGCCTTTGCTAAAAAGTTAGCCCAAAAAATGGATGGACGAGCCAAATACCACCGCAAATTTAAGACTGCAGTAGTAATCCTGCCCGACGGGCAACGAGTTGATGTGGCAACCGCCCGTCTCGAATATTATGAATACCCCGCCGCCCTGCCCACCGTAGAACTTTCATCAATAAAGATGGACCTCTATCGCCGAGATTTTACCATTAACGCTCTGGCTGTACACATCAACCCGGCCAGCTTCGGAAAACTGGTGGACTTCTTCGGTTCCCAGCGTGACTTGAAGGACAGGACCATTCGCGTTCTTCATGCCCTGAGTTTTGTGGAAGATCCTACCCGGATCATGCGCGCCATAAGGTTTGAGCAACGTTTTGATTTCAAGATCGGAGGCCAGACCCTGAATCTGGTCAAAAATGCCCTGAAACTTAATCTGATCAACAAGCTGTCGGGCTACCGCTTAACTCACGAAATGCGTATTATATTAAATGAAGCCAATGTGCTGCACAGCATCGAACGCATGAACGAATTAGGAGTGCTCGAAGCAATCCACCCGTTGCTGGCGCTTAATTCTTCCCGTTCTCAAGTTATAGGAGAACTTGAAAGGTTAATGAGTTGGTACAGTCTGCTTTATCTGGAGCCTCCCCTTTCGGTCTGGAAAACATATTTTCTCGCCATGTGCATGGGTATATCCAAGGCCAAAATGGAGCAGATATATGACCGCTTCAGTTTTTCGCCGACCGAACGCCGGGAATTTGTACATATGCGGGATACTATTTTCTGGGCAGCCGGAAATATCATGAATATCAAAAGGGAAATGAAGCCAAGTGAAATTTATGAAACTCTCAGTCCGGTTCCTCTTGAGGGAGTGCTTTTCATCATGGCCCGCACCAAACGGGAGATGATAAAAAAATATGTATCGCAATATCTTACCAGTCTCAGGCTGAAAACAATTGATGTCACAGGTGAAGACATCAAAGACTTTGGACTTGAACCCGGCCCCATGTATTCCCAATTATTAAATGATGTAAAACTCTGCAGCCTTGACGGTAAGATTAAAGGACGCGGGGAACAGCTGCTTTATTTGAAGGAAAGAATCAAAGAAATAAATGCTCAAAAAGCAGATTAA